In Hippoglossus stenolepis isolate QCI-W04-F060 chromosome 21, HSTE1.2, whole genome shotgun sequence, one DNA window encodes the following:
- the stub1 gene encoding E3 ubiquitin-protein ligase CHIP gives MAGSPEKSSTAQELKEQGNRLFLCRKYQEAATCYSKAINRNPSVAVYYTNRALCHVKLQQHDKALADCKHALELDSQSVKAHFFLGQCHLELENYDEAIGNLQKAFNLAKEQRLNFGDDIPSALRIAKKKRWNSIEEKRINQENELHAYLTKLILAEKEREREEYKEKQDDNQNGGDAAKIASKHDKYLMDMEELFSQVDEKRKKREIPDYLCGKISFELMREPCITPSGITYDRKDIEEHLQRVGHFDPVTRSPLTQDQLIPNLAMKEVIDAFIQENGWVEDY, from the exons ATGGCCGGCAGCCCGGAGAAGAGTTCCACCGCGCAGGAGCTGAAAGAGCAGGGGAACCGGCTGTTCCTCTGCCGCAAGTACCAGGAGGCTGCTACATGCTACAGCAAAGCTATC AACCGGAATCCATCCGTGGCAGTGTACTACACCAACAGGGCTCTCTGCCacgtgaagctgcagcagcatgacaAGGCTCTGGCAGATTGTAAGCATGCGCTGGAGCTGGACAGCCAGTCGGTCAAGGCCCACTTCTTCCTGGGCCAGTGTCACCTCGAGCTGGAGAACTATGATGAGGCCATCGGTAACCTGCAGAAAG CTTTTAACCTGGCAAAAGAACAGAGGCTGAATTTTGGAGACGACATCCCCAGTGCCTTGCGCATTGCCAAGAAGAAACGCTGGAACAGCATCGAGGAGAAGCGCATCAACCAGGAGAACGAGTTGCATGCTTACTTGACCAAGCTCATACTGGCTGAGAAGGAAAG AGAACGAGAagaatacaaagaaaaacaggacgACAATCAAAATGGGGGCGATGCTGCCAAGATTGCATCGAAACAT GACAAGTATCTAATGGACATGGAAGAGCTCTTCTCTCAAGtggatgagaaaagaaaa AAGCGGGAGATCCCAGATTACCTGTGTGGGAAGATCAGCTTTGAGCTGATGAGAGAGCCCTGCATCACACCCAGTGGAATCACCTACGATCGCAAGGACATTGAAGAGCACCTACAG CGAGTGGGTCATTTTGACCCTGTCACCCGGAGTCCTCTGACCCAGGACCAGCTGATCCCTAACCTGGCCATGAAGGAAGTCATCGATGCCTTTATCCAGGAGAACGGCTGGGTGGAGGACTACTGA
- the crp1 gene encoding pentraxin fusion protein, which yields MKFAVVSLCVFGLSISLSSGTQMGLSEKVLVFPYETDFSFVALIPQKEMGLRALTLCMRVATELPDERQVILFAYRTADYDELNVWRERDGRISFYMSGDGVLFHLPPLTTFRTSLCLTWESRTGLTAFWVEGKRSTYQVYKPGHTIRPQGTVLLGQDPDKHLGGLEAVQSFVGEVTDLNMWDFVLSRSMIQAWHYGHKVPKGNIFDWATIEYELNGNVMVVDDD from the exons atg aagtTTGCTgtggtttctctctgtgtctttggaTTGTCAATCAGTCTCTCCTCCGGCACACAAA TGGGGCTGAGTGAGAAGGTCCTGGTGTTCCCCTATGAGACGGACTTCAGCTTCGTGGCCCTGATCCCGCAGAAGGAGATGGGCCTGAGGGCCCTCACCCTCTGCATGCGTGTGGCCACCGAGCTGCCTGACGAGCGGCAGGTCATCCTGTTCGCCTACCGCACGGCCGACTACGACGAGCTCAACGTGTGGAGGGAGCGGGACGGCCGCATCTCCTTCTACATGAGCGGCGACGGCGTCCTGTTCCACCTGCCCCCCCTCACCACCTTCCGCACCAGCCTCTGCCTCACCTGGGAGTCGCGCACAGGCCTCACCGCCTTCTGGGTGGAGGGCAAGCGGAGCACCTACCAGGTCTACAAGCCCGGGCACACCATCCGTCCACAGGGCACCGTCCTCCTGGGGCAGGACCCGGACAAGCACCTGGGGGGTCTGGAGGCCGTGCAGAGCTTCGTAGGCGAGGTGACCGACCTGAACATGTGGGACTTCGTGCTCTCCAGGAGCATGATCCAGGCCTGGCACTACGGCCACAAGGTGCCCAAGGGGAACATCTTCGACTGGGCCACCATCGAGTACGAGCTGAACGGGAACGTGATGGTGGTGGATGATGACTGA